The following proteins are encoded in a genomic region of Musa acuminata AAA Group cultivar baxijiao unplaced genomic scaffold, Cavendish_Baxijiao_AAA HiC_scaffold_1119, whole genome shotgun sequence:
- the LOC135666712 gene encoding glutamate receptor 3.4-like isoform X1 yields the protein MASASLLAMWFLLGLHGAVCQIGNGPSSSSKPTMVNIGALFTYNSTIGRAAKIGIELAAEDVNADSTILAGTTLNVIAQDTNCSGFVGTVEALQLMEKKVVAVVGPQSSGIGHVISHVVNELHVPLLSFAATDPTLSPLEFPYFIRTTHSDYFQMNAVADLVEHFGWREVTAIYVDDNYGRGGVIALGDALARKRSKISYKAGFPPGADSDVIRDLLAGVNLMESRVYVVHVNPDSGLSVFSLAKNMGMMGTGYVWIATDWLASDLDSFGTEDPSTMSLVQGVIVLRHHTPESDLKRRLTSRWKSVIQEGNTTASLNSYGLYAYDSVWLVARAIDRFLSAGQIINFSVDPRLHDAKGSSLRLATLRVFDGGERLLHQLLLTNFTGVSGRLQFDSDRNLVRPAYDILNIEGTGPRLIGYWSNYSGLSVLSPEVLYMQPPNASTPVQRQLHGVVWPGETTTQPRGWVFPNNGKPLRIGVPNKASFKEIVWGSSNSTDPSGFCIDVFNAAVKLLPYPVPCKFIVIGDGSQNPNYDDIVSMVARNELDAAVGDIAIVRNRTRIVDFTQPYIESGLVIVTRVRESSSNAWAFLKPFTVKMWCVIGAFFFLVGAVVWILEHRSNPEFRGAPRKQIATMFWFSFSTMFFAHRENTVSTLGRFVLIVWMFVVLIINSSYTASLTSILTVQQLSSGITGLDSLLSSSEPIGYQKGKFSRNYMIEELNIPASRLVPLNSPAEYARALRLGPKGGGVAAIVDEIPYVEIFLSAYCQFKIVGQEFTKNGWGFAFQRDSPLAVDLSTAILALSENGDLQTIHEKWLSRAGCPSQGVEEEANRLSLSSFWGLFLLSGIVCFLALILFCIKVCYQYAMYSSAEVDKPRENDLIDGSQHALCKLKSIKALIRFFDMKEEEINKVITKKPSGTQNGPPTSDDGHSLPSS from the exons ATGGCCTCGGCTTCACTGCTTGCCATGTGGTTCTTGCTTGGTCTACATGGAGCTGTGTGTCAGATTGGCAACGGACCCAGTTCCTCCTCGAAGCCCACCATGGTGAACATCGGTGCCCTTTTCACCTATAATTCCACCATTGGAAGGGCCGCCAAGATCGGGATCGAGCTCGCCGCCGAGGATGTCAACGCGGACTCCACAATCCTGGCGGGGACGACGCTGAACGTGATCGCACAAGACACCAACTGCAGCGGCTTCGTCGGAACAGTGGAAG CCTTGCAACTGATGGAGAAGAAAGTGGTCGCGGTCGTCGGTCCGCAGTCCTCAGGCATTGGCCATGTCATCTCCCACGTCGTCAACGAGCTTCACGTGCCGCTCTTATCGTTTGCTGCCACGGATCCGACCCTTTCTCCACTTGAATTCCCCTACTTCATTCGAACAACCCACAGTGATTACTTCCAGATGAATGCCGTTGCGGACTTGGTCGAACACTTCGGGTGGAGGGAGGTGACGGCCATCTATGTCGACGACAACTACGGCAGGGGAGGCGTGATAGCGCTCGGGGATGCACTCGCGAGGAAGAGGTCCAAGATCTCGTACAAGGCCGGCTTCCCTCCCGGTGCCGACTCCGACGTGATCCGTGACCTGCTGGCGGGCGTCAATCTGATGGAGTCTCGGGTCTACGTCGTCCATGTCAACCCTGACTCCGGCCTCAGCGTCTTCTCCCTGGCCAAGAATATGGGGATGATGGGCACCGGATACGTGTGGATAGCTACTGATTGGCTTGCTTCAGATTTGGATTCGTTCGGGACGGAGGATCCGAGCACCATGAGCCTCGTGCAAGGAGTCATCGTTCTCCGCCACCACACCCCGGAGTCTGACCTCAAGAGACGATTGACGTCGAGATGGAAGAGCGTGATCCAGGAAGGAAACACCACGGCGAGCTTGAACAGCTATGGATTGTATGCTTACGACTCGGTCTGGTTGGTCGCTCGTGCTATCGACCGATTTCTGAGTGCAGGACAGATCATAAATTTCTCCGTTGATCCTCGGCTGCACGATGCCAAGGGCAGCTCCCTCCGCTTGGCGACGCTGCGAGTTTTCGACGGAGGCGAGCGTCTGCTTCATCAACTGCTGCTCACAAACTTCACAGGCGTATCTGGACGACTGCAGTTCGATTCAGATCGAAACCTCGTTCGACCGGCGTACGACATTCTCAACATCGAAGGAACAGGGCCTCGGTTGATCGGGTACTGGTCCAATTACTCTGGCCTTTCAGTCCTTTCCCCCGAAGTCTTGTACATGCAGCCACCCAATGCGTCCACCCCTGTTCAGCGGCAGCTCCACGGTGTTGTGTGGCCCGGTGAGACAACGACGCAGCCTCGTGGTTGGGTGTTCCCCAACAATGGCAAGCCGCTGAGGATTGGCGTTCCTAATAAAGCAAGCTTCAAAGAGATTGTGTGGGGCAGTTCCAACTCAACCGATCCGAGTGGCTTCTGCATCGATGTATTCAATGCCGCGGTTAAGCTGCTGCCTTACCCAGTTCCGTGCAAGTTTATAGTCATCGGAGATGGTTCTCAGAATCCAAATTACGACGATATCGTGAGCATGGTTGCTCGAAAT GAACTCGATGCTGCCGTAGGGGACATTGCGATCGTGAGAAACAGAACGAGAATCGTGGATTTTACGCAGCCGTACATCGAGTCAGGACTGGTCATAGTCACTCGCGTCCGAGAGAGTAGCTCGAATGCTTGGGCCTTCCTGAAACCATTCACAGTGAAGATGTGGTGTGTCATCGGAGCTTTCTTTTTCCTGGTGGGCGCTGTCGTTTGGATTCTTGAGCATCGGAGCAACCCGGAGTTCCGTGGAGCACCGAGAAAACAGATCGCGACCATGTTCTG GTTTAGCTTCTCAACAATGTTTTTCGCACATA GGGAGAACACAGTCAGTACGCTCGGGCGATTCGTGTTGATAGTATGGATGTTCGTAGTCCTAATTATCAACTCGAGCTACACAGCCAGCTTGACGTCAATCCTCACAGTTCAACAGCTCTCATCAGGGATTACTGGGCTTGACAGCTTGCTCTCGTCCTCTGAACCTATTGGCTACCAGAAGGGGAAGTTTTCGAGGAATTACATGATAGAAGAGCTCAACATTCCTGCGTCCAGACTCGTACCTCTGAACTCCCCTGCAGAGTATGCTAGGGCTCTCCGGCTGGGGCCAAAGGGTGGTGGTGTGGCAGCCATCGTCGATGAGATTCCATACGTCGAGATCTTCTTGTCTGCCTACTGCCAGTTCAAGATCGTGGGTCAAGAGTTCACCAAAAATGGATGGGGATTT GCATTCCAGAGGGACTCTCCTCTTGCGGTTGACCTGTCCACTGCAATCCTGGCACTATCCGAGAATGGCGATCTCCAGACGATCCACGAGAAATGGTTGTCGCGTGCTGGATGTCCTTCCCAAGGTGTTGAAGAAGAAGCGAACCGGCTAAGTCTCAGTAGCTTCTGGGGTCTCTTCCTCCTCAGTGGCATCGTGTGTTTTCTTGCTCtcatccttttctgcataaagGTGTGCTATCAGTATGCCATGTACAGCAGCGCAGAGGTCGACAAGCCCAGAGAAAACGACTTGATCGACGGAAGCCAACATGCCCTATGCAAGTTAAAGAGCATCAAGGCTTTGATTCGCTTCTTCGACATGAAGGAAGAAGAAATCAACAAAGTCATCACGAAAAAACCGAGTGGTACACAAAATGGTCCTCCAACTTCGGATGATGGGCATTCGCTGCCATCTTCATAG
- the LOC135666712 gene encoding glutamate receptor 3.5-like isoform X2 produces MASASLLAMWFLLGLHGAVCQIGNGPSSSSKPTMVNIGALFTYNSTIGRAAKIGIELAAEDVNADSTILAGTTLNVIAQDTNCSGFVGTVEALQLMEKKVVAVVGPQSSGIGHVISHVVNELHVPLLSFAATDPTLSPLEFPYFIRTTHSDYFQMNAVADLVEHFGWREVTAIYVDDNYGRGGVIALGDALARKRSKISYKAGFPPGADSDVIRDLLAGVNLMESRVYVVHVNPDSGLSVFSLAKNMGMMGTGYVWIATDWLASDLDSFGTEDPSTMSLVQGVIVLRHHTPESDLKRRLTSRWKSVIQEGNTTASLNSYGLYAYDSVWLVARAIDRFLSAGQIINFSVDPRLHDAKGSSLRLATLRVFDGGERLLHQLLLTNFTGVSGRLQFDSDRNLVRPAYDILNIEGTGPRLIGYWSNYSGLSVLSPEVLYMQPPNASTPVQRQLHGVVWPGETTTQPRGWVFPNNGKPLRIGVPNKASFKEIVWGSSNSTDPSGFCIDVFNAAVKLLPYPVPCKFIVIGDGSQNPNYDDIVSMVARNELDAAVGDIAIVRNRTRIVDFTQPYIESGLVIVTRVRESSSNAWAFLKPFTVKMWCVIGAFFFLVGAVVWILEHRSNPEFRGAPRKQIATMFWFSFSTMFFAHRENTVSTLGRFVLIVWMFVVLIINSSYTASLTSILTVQQLSSGITGLDSLLSSSEPIGYQKGKFSRNYMIEELNIPASRLVPLNSPAEYARALRLGPKGGGVAAIVDEIPYVEIFLSAYCQFKIVGQEFTKNGWGFILLEIQN; encoded by the exons ATGGCCTCGGCTTCACTGCTTGCCATGTGGTTCTTGCTTGGTCTACATGGAGCTGTGTGTCAGATTGGCAACGGACCCAGTTCCTCCTCGAAGCCCACCATGGTGAACATCGGTGCCCTTTTCACCTATAATTCCACCATTGGAAGGGCCGCCAAGATCGGGATCGAGCTCGCCGCCGAGGATGTCAACGCGGACTCCACAATCCTGGCGGGGACGACGCTGAACGTGATCGCACAAGACACCAACTGCAGCGGCTTCGTCGGAACAGTGGAAG CCTTGCAACTGATGGAGAAGAAAGTGGTCGCGGTCGTCGGTCCGCAGTCCTCAGGCATTGGCCATGTCATCTCCCACGTCGTCAACGAGCTTCACGTGCCGCTCTTATCGTTTGCTGCCACGGATCCGACCCTTTCTCCACTTGAATTCCCCTACTTCATTCGAACAACCCACAGTGATTACTTCCAGATGAATGCCGTTGCGGACTTGGTCGAACACTTCGGGTGGAGGGAGGTGACGGCCATCTATGTCGACGACAACTACGGCAGGGGAGGCGTGATAGCGCTCGGGGATGCACTCGCGAGGAAGAGGTCCAAGATCTCGTACAAGGCCGGCTTCCCTCCCGGTGCCGACTCCGACGTGATCCGTGACCTGCTGGCGGGCGTCAATCTGATGGAGTCTCGGGTCTACGTCGTCCATGTCAACCCTGACTCCGGCCTCAGCGTCTTCTCCCTGGCCAAGAATATGGGGATGATGGGCACCGGATACGTGTGGATAGCTACTGATTGGCTTGCTTCAGATTTGGATTCGTTCGGGACGGAGGATCCGAGCACCATGAGCCTCGTGCAAGGAGTCATCGTTCTCCGCCACCACACCCCGGAGTCTGACCTCAAGAGACGATTGACGTCGAGATGGAAGAGCGTGATCCAGGAAGGAAACACCACGGCGAGCTTGAACAGCTATGGATTGTATGCTTACGACTCGGTCTGGTTGGTCGCTCGTGCTATCGACCGATTTCTGAGTGCAGGACAGATCATAAATTTCTCCGTTGATCCTCGGCTGCACGATGCCAAGGGCAGCTCCCTCCGCTTGGCGACGCTGCGAGTTTTCGACGGAGGCGAGCGTCTGCTTCATCAACTGCTGCTCACAAACTTCACAGGCGTATCTGGACGACTGCAGTTCGATTCAGATCGAAACCTCGTTCGACCGGCGTACGACATTCTCAACATCGAAGGAACAGGGCCTCGGTTGATCGGGTACTGGTCCAATTACTCTGGCCTTTCAGTCCTTTCCCCCGAAGTCTTGTACATGCAGCCACCCAATGCGTCCACCCCTGTTCAGCGGCAGCTCCACGGTGTTGTGTGGCCCGGTGAGACAACGACGCAGCCTCGTGGTTGGGTGTTCCCCAACAATGGCAAGCCGCTGAGGATTGGCGTTCCTAATAAAGCAAGCTTCAAAGAGATTGTGTGGGGCAGTTCCAACTCAACCGATCCGAGTGGCTTCTGCATCGATGTATTCAATGCCGCGGTTAAGCTGCTGCCTTACCCAGTTCCGTGCAAGTTTATAGTCATCGGAGATGGTTCTCAGAATCCAAATTACGACGATATCGTGAGCATGGTTGCTCGAAAT GAACTCGATGCTGCCGTAGGGGACATTGCGATCGTGAGAAACAGAACGAGAATCGTGGATTTTACGCAGCCGTACATCGAGTCAGGACTGGTCATAGTCACTCGCGTCCGAGAGAGTAGCTCGAATGCTTGGGCCTTCCTGAAACCATTCACAGTGAAGATGTGGTGTGTCATCGGAGCTTTCTTTTTCCTGGTGGGCGCTGTCGTTTGGATTCTTGAGCATCGGAGCAACCCGGAGTTCCGTGGAGCACCGAGAAAACAGATCGCGACCATGTTCTG GTTTAGCTTCTCAACAATGTTTTTCGCACATA GGGAGAACACAGTCAGTACGCTCGGGCGATTCGTGTTGATAGTATGGATGTTCGTAGTCCTAATTATCAACTCGAGCTACACAGCCAGCTTGACGTCAATCCTCACAGTTCAACAGCTCTCATCAGGGATTACTGGGCTTGACAGCTTGCTCTCGTCCTCTGAACCTATTGGCTACCAGAAGGGGAAGTTTTCGAGGAATTACATGATAGAAGAGCTCAACATTCCTGCGTCCAGACTCGTACCTCTGAACTCCCCTGCAGAGTATGCTAGGGCTCTCCGGCTGGGGCCAAAGGGTGGTGGTGTGGCAGCCATCGTCGATGAGATTCCATACGTCGAGATCTTCTTGTCTGCCTACTGCCAGTTCAAGATCGTGGGTCAAGAGTTCACCAAAAATGGATGGGGATTT ATTCTCTTAGAGATTCAGAATTGA